In Bactrocera neohumeralis isolate Rockhampton chromosome 5, APGP_CSIRO_Bneo_wtdbg2-racon-allhic-juicebox.fasta_v2, whole genome shotgun sequence, the genomic window ACAAAAAGGTAGAAAGCCACGAAAGCCtggcttccgttctggaaatttcgaaatttcgattttcactgatgaaagttttacactgatgtaataatgtctctagcggaaaaatggcaaaaattggtcgaccaaaatggtacatatttgtttatttatttattagtataaatataaaaaaaataagttgaagttagaaaaagattttttcgactacccaatatattggttattatatctgagagcgattttcgatttttgcttTTGATGATACGTGGTTTTGCATTTAAGgtgatgatatacatatatttttggaaaataaactcgaaatatttttcaaacgtgaaattatctccCTATAAAAATACATCACGTATCTGCAAATATGAGGTTCCTTAATTGCTTTGAAAGCCTCGATtattacaacaaatacataacTATActcataattataaaaaactttcgCAATAATGGAGCGTTTCCTTAGAGAAACTTATTAAAGTAAACATTTCCAAAGTGGCGCAAAACTACAAGCCAtttcaatgcaatttatttttataattacaccTGTTCCCCCACCAgtacaaacaaacaattatttaaatatacatttttttaatgtttaagtTTTACTTAACTGATTACTCAAGCGCTTccacaaaagtataaaaatatatattttacttgtaataacaaaaatttagacATTGAACACGAACGCCGATAATGAATCCACAGACATACTTACACACTGAAACGCTAAAATGTTATGCAAAATACAAACGAAGAAAAaccactcatacgccctgttggACACTGACGCCTCTTTGGCTTAGTTTGAGGTGTTCAGCATAAAAGGCCATACACGTTGAAAAAAACAAGTCACACATACAACCAAtagcatatttatgcatatttacttaattaatcagcttttaaattttaaataatcagcaATTTTAATGAGTTTCCGCTTGTCTACTCCCCCACAGCCGCCGCAATTTGCCAGCTCACCGCCGCGAAATCAACCGGTACAATATAacacaaataacaataacaacaagtacACTGCGCAACAACAGCCATTGCCGCAGAAAAccaacaacagctacaacaatGGCGTAACGACGCTTAAAGCACCCACAGAACAACCGCCAAAGCCGCCAGCGACCCCCGTGCCCGATTACGACAACGTGGAAATACGtacgaaagcaacaacaattagcaGTAGTGTACGGCCGTCGTACGGCTATGCCAGCACGAATATAGTCACAAATGGACGCGATGCATCCAAcgacaacaccaacaacaacaataataataacaacaacagacgCACACTGCGCGCGGGCTCCATAACAATCGGCGAATACGAGCAGCCACAACAGCGGCGTGAGCCGGCTAAATTCGACTTCGTTGGCACGCCGAGACGCAGTAACGGCACTGCGTTGGAAACCACCGCCGACCAACTGCAAACGGAACTACAGCACACTTTGACACGTTCCAAGCTCAAGAAATCGGCGGAGCTGCTGGAGCATCAGAGCAACTGTCCGCTGCGCAGCAGTTACGAGAATTATGAGAATGTGGCCAGAAAGCTGCACGGTGTGAGCATAAATGAGGTGGCCAGCACCGCGCCACCACCCATGCGTTTGAGCAACGGTACCGGAAATGGTGGCACTAATGGCATTCTGAAGAACGGAAATCGCCATAGCGGCAGCGGAGGTGGCGGGTCGAGGAACTCGGATAAGACCATCACTTTCGGAAATTGAAGCTCGAGGCACATGTAAAGCGCGAAATTTTCTGGTTTCAATGGTGAAGGCATAAAAGCTGTAAAGGGAACTAAGCAGTTCCACATTTTACttgaattatttgtattatataagCAGTAATTGCGGTCCGTTGTTTGCTAAGTTATCTAgccatatatataaaatgtttgtgtaCACAGAAAAACTTTTACTTAGTGTTAAGTTTAGTTGTAGAGGATTATTTTAACGACGTACGCTactttctgtaaaaaaaacttgcaattgtaaataatatttactttttcaaactttaaaaatgcgaaaaatgcaCAAAACTTCGATTGTACATGTCTTCTCTTTCACTATTTTACGAAGTATATCTGTAAATAACCACAAATAAATAAGAAGTCTTAGAGCTCCACACAAATTTGCTTAGAAAATATAtgtctatgtacatatggtatataatatagaatatataatatataaatttaaatatttcgtatctttaatacatataaaatatatatttccaaaagGCAGCTTAAGCACAAGCAATTGTTATCACATTTGTAACTTTGTAAtaaaaccatatacatacatacatacactcaaaTGATCGTATTTTGTGTCCACATATTGAACTCTCTTCAATAATCATTGCTGGCTGTAGTTCACGCAATTACTGGCTATCGAAAGCGGTGGCGAATGCACCAGCGCCTGCACCTCCTCCTCTTCGAGCAGCACATCGGTGCTTGAGAACGGGCTGCAGCCGGAAATGTGAAAGAGTATGGGCTGCGCCAGGCGTATGGTGGCGATACGCTCACGCCACGTGTTCCAGAACAACTGCAAAGtgacacactcacatacatacctacCAATAATGTTACTTCCACACACGGCTACTCACATTTTTATACATGTGTCCGCCGAACTCGAAGAACATCGGCTTGTCCTCGTCGCCCACAATGCAAAGGCGCATAATGCAGCGTCCCTGTTTGCGAAAGAACTTCACTTGCAGAAATTGCAGCGGCAGCAGACTGACCAATTGGAAGGTTTCGATCTCCGGATCCATATTGTGGTAGCCGACGTCGTCCAGATCGGTCTGATCAAAGTCGTCGCAACCGAATACGAGTTTCGTAGGCGTGAGACCtttgtagttaaaaaaaaacttttgaaatattgtatTTGCTACTGTTTGAGCGAACGCACCTATGTGGTATTGTCTAATGCCCAGCCCTTTATCGGTCACTTGTGTGAATGGATTCTCCACGATGACAGGCTCGTAAATTTCACGAAATTCCTCGAGCAGTAATTTTTGTATACGAAACATTTCtagttttttgtgtttatgtttTGCTTTCGAGTTTTTCGTTCAAACAAAATACAATATTGATTGAAGTTCATAGTTTTTAATGAGGCCTACAGGGTATTGATTTTGGGTTTTAGGGAAATAAActgttatttcataaaaaagagacaaatgtgaaaattataaaaaattagaaatgtaaaattattgaaaagtaaaaaatatcacCTTATACTTTCTTTTGGATTTACTAATAAACATTCCGAAGCTGTTGGTAATTTATCATTGGCGTGGTGGGTCCCAATCCCAGCGCACAAACCTTAGGAGGTTCGCCTTCACTTAGCTCGACTTCAAACGGAAGTTCTTTGGCTGCCCAGAGGATACTACggccggaagtcgtgaactgcttgagccatatgtaaaagaattgtttctgaccactcccaagagAACGGCTATGAGAGAagttttctcacttgcgtgattattattcccgtcctgctatgtatGACAACACATTGAGTCGACGTTCCATCCTCATTATTCCTTTGTCGATTGGTTATGAGttttcgcattcgatggaacgatgagaaaGGTTCTAtacgaaattttaatatttttcactgaattaaaagacagcgactacgctggctaggtcatatcttccgaatggacgaaaacactccagctctgaaagttttcgacgcattacccaccgggggaaacagaggaagataAAGACCTTCACttcgttagaaagaccaggtggagaaggacctggcttctccTGGAATCTCCATTTGGCAGCACATAGCAAAGAGGAGAAACAACTgtcgcgctgttattaactcgacTATAAACGGCTAAGCGgcgtctacgccagtaaagaagaagaagactaatAAAAATCACTGGAATTAATTCACAACTTCAAAGAGAATTGCTCAATTCATctatcaatgatttttttttttttgtataagacGAGGAAGGTTTAGCAGAGCAAGTACTCCCGCTTAATTACAGCTTTGAAATTTGCTCAGTATCATCAAGTACACAGAAGATGCATATACTTTTACCATAATTCTTTGCCAAAATATCAGTTCTGTGAATATTCTTCTGCGCATTTTCCGAGTTTTATCCGAGTATAACCTTAAGTTTTTCATTAACACACACAGTCAGAGAACTTTGCAAAAACTTGCAGTTGGGAAGCAACTGTGTGACTTTTCTATTTACAGAAGAAACCCTTCAAAtgatacataaaaatattttgtaatcaGACTTTAGACATGTCTCACAAAATGTACTGTTTCTATCACACCGATGCTGTCTGTTAAAAGTGTGTTCACTGTATATAGAGTAAATAGAGAGCATTCTTTTATAAAGCTCGCAAAAACAAGCTTTCTTCACAAAAGTGCTCTTTTAAGCTCACACACTCATCAGCGAACTTAAACCAACAGATAAAGTCTGaaagtgcaataaaaattaatgcccATCAGTTTGCATGCCTAGGTACCTAAGCCTGTTAAGAAATAtggattatttgaaaaaaaagactGCAATAGAAATATTTCAAGAATGACACTTGAAGAATAACcatcattaaataaaatttgcattcagtggaaatattatataatgattTATATGAAAcggattttaattttaaatgttattacaTCACTTGCCTTTAAATAGAAAACAATTAAATGTCAGTCCCTCAATTAAGCATTTAAAAGCGCTCAACTAATGAATGAATGCAACAAAATGCTCGAAACAAACACACTCATCAGCATGAGAAAATGCAAAGCGATCATCATGATGATCACGACGTTCACAATTAACACGATCGTCATGAAGTAAGTGATCATGAGCGCCATGATCTTCAAGCTTCGCGCTCTGCTCCGACGCTTACGATGCCGCCGAGGCAAACCAGCTGATTACACAATCGCAATTTGCATGACCATATGCagtgacaacaacagcagcaaactCCATAGTAAAATAAAGCTGTGTGTGAgcgtttatttacataaatacatatatttgggtGTGTATTATATATCGGACAAATATAAGAGTGATAAGGTAAGTGAATGAGACTCCAGAAACGTATTTACATAGAAGCTAAAGGTAAAATGCAGAGAGAGAAGATGCTTTGGAGAGCGTAGCGATAGTTTGCAGCATACGCAACTTGTTGACAACAGAAATCATGTGTGAATTCCGCATTTCATCACAACTGtagatgtatatatacataaactcCAACATATGAGTGTAAAAAAAAGCCACACAGTCGGTAAAGTAATCACGATGATAATGACAACGATGGCGCATGAATGACCTGTTTTCGTTTAATTTCGTTTAAGGCAGAGATAGTGCTCATGAATGACTACTTTTGGTCAAACTGCTTGATAATGACAGTCACCAGTCCAGTGGGCCACTGGAGCAGTATTTCTGCggttaaaatttcatttaaaacttccACCAAAATTGTCCGCCGACTGCAAGTCATTGCATTTCCTTCCTCATTTCCAACTACTTTCAGCAACCTGAAACTCCAGCTTGTTACGGATGCGAAACTTTTCGAAGCTTGGTCAGTGGGTACACAGCGCACGCGCAAGCGACttcatgcatacacatatgtatgtgtgtgtgtttgtttgggCAAATAGTAAAGTAATGTGATCGTGTTTAAGCGAGCAGCTGAAAGCCAACTTTACAATAgcctaataacaacaacaaagaaggCAAAAAAGCATTACATTTTCGAAACTGCAATACCATGTCACTAACATACACACAGGCATATGTGAACCTCAATGTATTTACCGAAATATATTTACTGTGTGTGGCAATGTCCAAGTCGCGGGCCAAGTCAATAAAACCGTTGCCTTCAGCGGCTCAGTCGAATTTTCGTGCTTGAAcgtgcgcatgcgcatgcgctGTAACATCGCAACAGTTATCGCAGAGAGTAAatacttcattttttttataaatttaattcagttAAATACGCCAAATTGATTTTGAAGGGCTTAATATGTTGCCTATTGTGACACAGTTGAAGATTTTCTTATTGCTCTTTGTGCTGCACACACAAGCGCATCCGATTACCAACAGCAATGATGCAGCGCTTGCGCAAACCGCAGTGGACAATACCAAGCTTTTGTTTGAGGTCAATGGTGGCTCCGTCCAAAACACGCCCATCGCAGAAGACACGGCGACGGCTGGCGACAGTAGTCCAGACTTTCGCGTCGACGAAGCGCAGCTGGCGGAGTACACGGTGCATTCACAAGCCGAGGAAGGCGGTAGCAGCAGCTCTGGTGGATTTAGGGTAACTTGATGCGCTTACAAGCCGTCATGCCATTTATCGACTTTTCTAATAATTCCACATTGTATCGTGACAGATCTCTTTGTTGCCGTCGCAAGAAAAGACTGCCGAGTCGGTAAATCTGGAACAAGAAGGCATACCGTCAAAAGTACTTAGCACATATGACAAGACCCAGAAGAAGGTGGCCGATTTGACCAATGTGAGTATGAGTTTAAACACACATAGCATAGAAACCAATTATTAAAGTCAATGCTAAATTGCTGCTTgggaacatacatacatacatacgtaacaTTACAAATACatgcaatttttttggtttctgcaGCTGGAACCTATTGTGGACACCATTAGTGAGCATGAGAAATATGGCAATAACGGTGATATGTTTGATGGCATAGCGCGCTCAATTGTGAACGGTTACGAGGCTTTTTCGAATCTCCTCAACGCTTTAATACAGGTGAGTGAAGCttttattttgacaattttcaaatataacgaaacaagtatatatttataaacttatACACATGCACAAATATTCTCTCTACGTACGAGAAGACTCATTGAATTATTCATGCATATATGTGAGTATTTATTGAGTTAACTGATAAGTGCAGTAAAAGCTCATATCATCTGAGCTTATATCGGTAAAAGTTCAggcaaacaaattataattaaataggTCTAAAATGTTGATGATAACAACTCTCCATGTCAAAGGGA contains:
- the LOC126760400 gene encoding uncharacterized protein LOC126760400, whose protein sequence is MFRIQKLLLEEFREIYEPVIVENPFTQVTDKGLGIRQYHIGLTPTKLVFGCDDFDQTDLDDVGYHNMDPEIETFQLVSLLPLQFLQVKFFRKQGRCIMRLCIVGDEDKPMFFEFGGHMYKNLFWNTWRERIATIRLAQPILFHISGCSPFSSTDVLLEEEEVQALVHSPPLSIASNCVNYSQQ
- the LOC126760395 gene encoding uncharacterized protein LOC126760395; its protein translation is MLPIVTQLKIFLLLFVLHTQAHPITNSNDAALAQTAVDNTKLLFEVNGGSVQNTPIAEDTATAGDSSPDFRVDEAQLAEYTVHSQAEEGGSSSSGGFRISLLPSQEKTAESVNLEQEGIPSKVLSTYDKTQKKVADLTNLEPIVDTISEHEKYGNNGDMFDGIARSIVNGYEAFSNLLNALIQKPKDIARSISKGITAQLDVIGGKIVGL